The Agromyces sp. 3263 DNA segment CGAGAGCGTCTCGGGGTGCGCACCGAACGCGACCGCGAAGTCCGTCATCTCGACGAGGCCGCGCGTGATGATCGACGCCTTCGTGTTCTCCCCGTAGCCGGCGCCGTCGACGATGCCGATCGCGACCGCGATGAGGTTCTTCAGCACCCCGCCGAACTCGGTGCCGATGACGTCGGTGTTCACGAACGAGTGGAAGTACCGATTGCGGGCGACGGATGCCACAGCCTGGGCGGTCTCGAGGCTCGTCGACGAGACGACCGCCGCCGTCGGCTGCTCCTTCGCGATCTCGAGCGCGAGGTTGGGCCCCGAGATCACGGCGATCTGGGACTCGTCGATCCTCAGCACCTCGGCGATGACCTCGCTCATGCGCAGGCCGCTCCCCTTCTCGACGCCCTTCATCAGCGACACCACGGTCGCCTCGGCGTGGAGGTGCGGCGCCGCGACCTTCAGGTTGTCGCGGAGCGCCTGGCTCGGCACCGACACGTACACCTGCTCGGCGCCGGCGAGTGCGAGGTCGAGGCGGCTCGTGGCGCGGAGCCCGAGCGGGAGGTTGATGCCGGGGAGGTAGTCGCTGTTGCGCTTGCCCTCCTGGATCTCGCGGGCCAGCTCGGGCCGGCGCGCCCAGATGACGACGTCGGCGCCGCCATCCGCGAGGATCTTCGCGAAGGTCGTGCCCCAGCTGCCGGCGCCGAGCACGGCGACGCGCTTGCCGGGCGCCTTCTTCGCGGACGCCCTAGCCATCGAGTCGCCCCGTCTCCTTCTGGCCGTGGGCCGCAGGATCCCAGCGCTCCGGCGGAGCCGGCTCGCCACGCACCTCGGCGAGGAGACCGGCGATCGCATCCATGAGCTCGCCCGTCGCCTTCAGCAGCGACGCCTGGTCGAGCGGCTTGCCGCGGTAGGCGCTGAGGTCGAGCGGCTCGCCGATGATCACGTCGATCGTCTTGCGCGGGAACAGGCTCAGCTTCTTGCCGTAGCGCGGCAGCAGCTCCTGCGTGCCCCAGTGCGCGGCCGGGATGATCGGGATGTCGCGCTCGAGCGCGATGCGCACGGCGCCCGTCTTGCCGCGCATCGGCCAGAGGTCGGGCTCGCGCGTCAGCGACCCCTCGGGGTAGACGACGACCATGCGACCCTTCGCCACGAGGTCCTCGGCCGCGCGGAGGGCGGCATGGCTCTTGCTGCCCGCCCGCTCCACGGGGATCTGGCCGGAGGTGCGCAGCAACCAGCCGAGCACGGGGTTCTTGAAGAGCGACGCCTTGGCGAGGAACCGCGGCGCGCGACCGAGCTTCCAGCAGACGACGCCCATGACGACGGGATCGATCTCGCTGTAGTGGTTCGGCGCGAGCACGAAGGCGCCGGCCTGCGGCATCCGCTCGGAATGGTGGAAGCGGAAGCGCACGACGAGGTTGAACAGCGGGAGGACGAGAACGGCGAGCAACCAGAAGAACGAGGGTCGCCGCTTCTCGGAACGCGGCTTCAGTGCAGCGTCGGACGCCGGAGGATGGTGGGGCACTCCCCCATTATCCTTCGAGTTCGAAGTCCGCCCCGAGGAGCTCGAGCTTCGTGATGAAGTTCTCGTACCCGCGCGCGATGATGCCCACGTTCGAGACCGTCGAACGGCCCTCGGCGGTCAGCGCCGCGATGAGGTGGCTGAAGCCGCCGCGCAGGTCGGGCACCTCGATGTCGGCGCCGTGCAGCTTCGCGGGGCCGGAGATCACGGCCGAGTGCTGGAAGTTGCGCTGGCCGAACCGGCACGCCCCGGCGCCGAGGCACTCCTTGTGCACCTCGATCGATGCGCCCATCTCGACGAGCGCGTCGACGAAGCCGAAGCGCTGCTCGTAGACGGTCTCGTGCACGATCGAGACGCCGTTCGCCTTCGACAGGGCGACCACGAGCGGCTGCTGCCAGTCGGTCATGAAGCCGGGGTGCACGTCGGTCTCGATGATCACCGGCTTGAGGTCGCCACCCGGGTGGAAGAAGCGGATGCCGTCCTCCTGGATCTCGAAGTCGCCGCCGACCTTGCGGAAGACGTTGAGGAAGGTGAGCATCTCGGCCTGGCGCGCGCCGCCGACGAAGATGTCGCCGTCGGTGGCGAGGGCGGCGGCCGCCCAGCTGGCGGCCTCGTTGCGGTCGAAGAGCGCGCGGTGCGTGTAGCCGTCGAGCTTCTCGACGCCCTCGATGCGGATGACGCGGTCGGTGTCGACCGTGATGATCGCGCCCATCTTCTGCAGGATGTTGATGAGATCCATGATCTCGGGCTCGATCGCGGCACCCGAGAGCTCGGTGATGCCGTCGGCGAGCACTGCGGTGAGCAGCACCTGCTCGGTGGCGCCGACGCTCGGGTACGGCAGGGCGACCTTGGCTCCGTGGAGTCCGTTGGGCGCCGACATCCGGATGCCGCTCGGGAGCTTCTCGACGATGGCGCCGAAGTTGCGCAGCACCTCGAGGTGGTAGTCGATGGGGCGGTCGCCGATGCGGCATCCGCCGAGGTCGGGGATGAACGCCTCGCCGAGGCGGTGCAGCAGCGGCCCGCAGAACAGGATCGGGATGCGGCTGGAGCCCGCGTGCGCGTCGATGTCGGCCATGTGCGCCGTCTCGACCGCCGACGGGTCGAGGATGAGCTCGCCCCCGTCGACGCCGTGGGTCACGCTCACGCCGTGCACCTCGAGGAGGCCGCGCACGATGCGGACGTCGCTGATGTTGGGGACGTCCTTCAGCACGCTCGGCGTGTCGCCGAGGATCGCCGCGACCATCGCCTTCGTGACGAGGTTCTTGGCGCCCTTCAGCTCGATGCGGCCCCGCAGGGGCTTGCCGCCGTTGATCGTGATGCGGTCGACATTCAGTCCGACTGCCGTTCCATGGTTCTTGGCGTCCTGCCCGAGCGTGTTCACAGACTCCCTGATTCTGCCGGCTCCCGGATGGGGAGGGTCTTCGGCCGCCAAGCTTCTCGATGTGACTCGAACTCGGCGATCGACTCCTCGTCCCGCAGGGTGAGCCCGATGTCGTCGAGCCCTTCGAGAAGCCTCCACCGAGTGTAGTCGTCGATGTCGAACGGCACCGTGAGCGTTCCGACGCTCACGGTACGCTCAACCAGATCGACCGTGACGGGTATTCCCGGGTCGGCCTCGACCTGCTCCCAGAGACGTTCGACGTCCTCGTACGCGACCTGTGCCGCGAGCAGGCCCTGCTTGCCCGAGTTGCCCCGGAAGATGTCGCCGAAGCGCGAGCTGATCACCACGTCGAAGCCGTAGTCGCGCAGCGCCCAGACCGCGTGCTCGCGGCTCGACCCCGTGCCGAAGTCGGGACCGGCGATGAGGATGCGGGCGCCGCGGTACTGCTCCTGGTTCAGGATGAAGTCGGGATCCTGCCGCCAGGCGTAGAACAGGGCGTCGTCGAAGCCGGTCTTCGTGACCCGCTTCAGGAACACCGCGGGGATGATCTGGTCGGTGTCGACGTTCGAGCGGCGAAGCGGAACGGCGGTGCCGGTGACGGTGCTGATCTTCTGCATGGTCAGCGCGCCCCTTCCTGCTCGAGGTCCCACGGACTGGACAGCGTGCCGCGGATGGCCGTCGCCGCCGCGACGAGCGGAGACACGAGGTGCGTGCGACCGCCCTTGCCCTGCCGCCCCTCGAAGTTGCGGTTCGACGTGGACGCGCAGCGCTCGCCCGGAGCGAGCTGGTCGGGGTTCATGCCGAGGCACATCGAGCACCCGGCGAAGCGCCATTCGGCGCCGAACTCCTCGAACACCTTGTCGAGGCCCTCGGCCTCGGCCTCGAGGCGCACCCGGGCGGAGCCCGGCACCACCATGACGCGCACGCCGTCGGCCTTGCGCTTGCCCTTGACGATCGACGCGAACGCGCGGAGGTCTTCGATCCGGCTGTTCGTGCAGGAGCCCATGAAGACCGCGTCGACGTGCACGTCCTTCAGCGGAGTGCCGGGCGCGAGGTCCATGTACTCGAGCGCCCGCTCGGCGGCCGCACGCTCGTGCTGGTCGTCGATGGACGAGGGGTCGGGCACCGACTCGGAGAGCGAGACGCCCTGGCCGGGGTTCGTGCCCCACGTCACGAACGGCTCGAGCGTGTCGGCGTCGATGAACACCTCGGCGTCGAACTCCGCACCCTCGTCGGTCGCGAGGGTCTCCCAGTAGGCGACCGCGTCGTCCCAGTCGGCGCCGGCCGGCGCATGGGCGCGGCCCTTGAGATACGTGTAGGTCGTGGCATCCGGAGCCACCATGCCGGCTCTCGCGCCGGCCTCGATGGACATGTTGCAGATCGTCATGCGGCCGTCCATCGAGAGTGCGCGGATGGCGCTGCCGCGGTACTCGAGCACGTAGCCCTGCCCGCCGCCCGTTCCGATCTTCGCGATGACCGCGAGGATGATGTCCTTCGCCGTGACGCCTGGACGGAGCGCGCCCTCGACGTTGATCGCCATGGTCTTGAACGGCTTCAGCGGCAGCGTCTGCGTGGCCATGACGTGCTCGACCTCGCTCGTGCCGATGCCGAACGCCATCGCTCCGAACGCGCCGTGCGTCGAGGTGTGCGAGTCACCGCAGACCACGGTGATGCCCGGCTGCGTGAGGCCGAGCTGCGGGCCGACGACGTGCACGATGCCCTGCTCGACGTCGCCGAGCGAGTGCAGGCGGATGCCGAACTCCTTCGCGTTGCGACGAAGCGTCTCGATCTGCGTGCGGCTCGTGGGATCGGCGATCGGACGGTCGATCGCGAGCGTCGGCGTGTTGTGGTCCTCCGTCGCGATCGTGAGATCGGGACGACGCACCGGGCGGCCGGCCAGGCGGAGGCCGTCGAAGGCCTGCGGGCTCGTGACCTCGTGCACGAGGTGCAGGTCGATGTAGATGAGGTCGGGAGTGCCGTCCTCGCCCTTCTTCACGAGATGGGCGTCCCAGACCTTCTCGGCCAGCGTACGAGGCCGTGCCCCGTCGGTGTTCGCGGGGATGGTGGATGCTGCGTTCATGCGTTCGCTTCCTCAGAATCTGTGGTCAGCCGACAACGGACTCCGCGACGGGATCGGCCTAGAACGAGGCCCCGCCGCGGCACCGAAGAAGAAGTCGTGAAGCGCGCACCCTCTCAGGCTACACCGAGTTGAGCGGAGCCCGATCCAGCGTGACGGCGAACTCCCCGAGCAGGATCGTCGACCCGCCGACGACCCCGAAGGCCAGCCCGGGGTCGAGTTCCACCTCGTCGCCCGCGGGCGTCAGTACGCGGCTGCCGTTCGTCGAATGCAGGTCGGTGACCGTGACGCGTTCGTCGACGACCTCGACGAGCGCGTGCGTCTTCGACACCGACCGGGCGGGGTCGACCAGGCGGATCGTGGCCGCCCCCGGCCTCCCGGCATCGGCGACCGGATCACGGCCGAGCACGACGGGACGGAGGAGGAGCACCTCGAGCCCGTCGGCGGTGCGCAGGCGCCAGGCGCCCGGCTGCGGGGTCGGCGTGGGCGCGTCGACCCGCACGGGCGGGGCGGCGGGAACGGCCGCGCTCGGCGGCCCCGGGGGCAGTGGCGGCAGCGGCGCGCGCGGCGCGACCGGCCCCGTGGGCGGGGCGAAGGTCGGCAGCACCCGGGCGGGCACGGCTCGAACGGTGCGGTCGGGGTCGGTGCGCTCGGGCCGCGCGGGCTGCTCGGGCGCAGCCGGGATCAGCCCCGGCGGGGGGACGATGAAGTCCGGTTCAGCCACCGCTCCACTCTACCGACGCAGGCGGATCCGGTACCGGCTCACGAATCGGCGCACCCGGCCGGCCGCACTCGCCACGACCGCCGTCGCGGCATCCGCCTCCGTCCAGCGCCGCTCGACGGCCTCGTCGTCGACGGATGCCCCGTCGAAGACGTCGCGGTCGATGGTCGCCGCCAGCGTCGACAGCCGCACGGGCACCGGCGCCGCGGCCGAGGCATCCGTCGCCGCTGCCGACGATCGCGCGATCGCGCCCAGCCCCTGCTCGTCGAACTGCTGCTCGAGGATGCGCGCGGCCTGGAGCCTCGTCGCTCGCTCGGGAGGCTCGAAGCCCAGCTCGGCGTAGCGGTCGACGAGCTCGTCCCACGCGGCGGCGCTCTGCCGGTCGTTGGGCCCCGACCGGCGGCGGCGGCGGCGAGCCCCCTTGACGAATCCGACCACGAGCATCGGGAGGAACACGAGCGCCGCCGGGATGCCGACCGCCGCCATCGTGACCCAGACCCAGCCCGGGATCGAGAACGGCTTGTCCTTGTCGTCGTCGTCCGTCTCGTCGATCTCGACGGTGGTCAGCAGCTCGTCCTCGCTGTGCTCCGCACGCGGGGGCTGGCGCACCTGGGGCTGCGGCTCGGACTTGGGCTTCGGGGTCTGCTCCTGCGGGACGTCGATGTTGTCGGGCGTCGGGCGGAACGAGACCCAGCCGACACCCTCGAACGGCACCTCCACCCAAGCGGTCACGTCGTCGCCGACGACGTCGACCTCCTCCTGGCCGTCCGCGATGTCGGGCGCGAACCCCATCACCACGCGGGCCGGATAGCCGAGCGACCGTGCCATGAGCGCCATCGCCGCGGCATACTGCTCCGCGTCGCCGACCATCTGCGAGCGCGTGAAGAGCTCGGTGATGCGGTCGGCGCCGTGGCCTGCACGGGAGGGCACGGCGTCGGAGGCGAGGCCGTGGCTGAGGAATCCGCCGGTCTTCAGCGCCCGCTCGATCGCGCGGAGCTGCTCGATCGGGCTCGCCGCATCACCGGCGAACTCGGAGGCCTTCGCCGCGACGACGTCGGGCGAGTTCTCGACGACCGGAAGGGTCATGTCGGCCACCGGCACGTCGATCAGCTCATCGCTGTCGGGCTCCACCTGCACGTTGGCGCGCAACTCGTAGCGCGCGCCCGCGGCGACGCCGCTCGTGAGGACCGCCGTTCCCGCCGCCGGGTTGTAGCGGAGGTCCCCGGCTCGTTCGGCGCTGCCCTGGTCGAGCAGGCGGAGGGAGCTGCCGTACCCCACTGTGGGGAGCCACACGTCGTGGTACTCGCCGACCTCGACTTCGATGTCACGTGCGGAGCCCAGCTCGGCCAGCTCGGGCTCGGGAAGGGACTCGCCGACGATGCCGTAGCCGCCGCCGTCCGCACCCACGTCGTCGGGGCCGGCGACGTTCCAGAGGCGGCCCGTATAGGCGTCCATGGTGGCGAGGCGCACCGTGTCGCCCGGTTCGAGTCCCCGCACCGTGAACAGGGTGTCCTCGACGAGGTCCTTGGTGTACTTCCGGAAACCCGAGAGCGGACTC contains these protein-coding regions:
- a CDS encoding NAD(P)H-dependent glycerol-3-phosphate dehydrogenase — protein: MARASAKKAPGKRVAVLGAGSWGTTFAKILADGGADVVIWARRPELAREIQEGKRNSDYLPGINLPLGLRATSRLDLALAGAEQVYVSVPSQALRDNLKVAAPHLHAEATVVSLMKGVEKGSGLRMSEVIAEVLRIDESQIAVISGPNLALEIAKEQPTAAVVSSTSLETAQAVASVARNRYFHSFVNTDVIGTEFGGVLKNLIAVAIGIVDGAGYGENTKASIITRGLVEMTDFAVAFGAHPETLSGLAGLGDLIATSQSPLSRNNTAGRLLGQGYHLNDVVNQMQQTTEGLASVAPILELARAKGVEMPIVEQVRQVLAGTLDPKDIAPHLTTDDEPQGERTLDGQAQGGSPVRRALKRAFDQLRNSGRSAPGDRP
- a CDS encoding lysophospholipid acyltransferase family protein, producing MPHHPPASDAALKPRSEKRRPSFFWLLAVLVLPLFNLVVRFRFHHSERMPQAGAFVLAPNHYSEIDPVVMGVVCWKLGRAPRFLAKASLFKNPVLGWLLRTSGQIPVERAGSKSHAALRAAEDLVAKGRMVVVYPEGSLTREPDLWPMRGKTGAVRIALERDIPIIPAAHWGTQELLPRYGKKLSLFPRKTIDVIIGEPLDLSAYRGKPLDQASLLKATGELMDAIAGLLAEVRGEPAPPERWDPAAHGQKETGRLDG
- the murA gene encoding UDP-N-acetylglucosamine 1-carboxyvinyltransferase — its product is MNTLGQDAKNHGTAVGLNVDRITINGGKPLRGRIELKGAKNLVTKAMVAAILGDTPSVLKDVPNISDVRIVRGLLEVHGVSVTHGVDGGELILDPSAVETAHMADIDAHAGSSRIPILFCGPLLHRLGEAFIPDLGGCRIGDRPIDYHLEVLRNFGAIVEKLPSGIRMSAPNGLHGAKVALPYPSVGATEQVLLTAVLADGITELSGAAIEPEIMDLINILQKMGAIITVDTDRVIRIEGVEKLDGYTHRALFDRNEAASWAAAALATDGDIFVGGARQAEMLTFLNVFRKVGGDFEIQEDGIRFFHPGGDLKPVIIETDVHPGFMTDWQQPLVVALSKANGVSIVHETVYEQRFGFVDALVEMGASIEVHKECLGAGACRFGQRNFQHSAVISGPAKLHGADIEVPDLRGGFSHLIAALTAEGRSTVSNVGIIARGYENFITKLELLGADFELEG
- the leuD gene encoding 3-isopropylmalate dehydratase small subunit, with translation MQKISTVTGTAVPLRRSNVDTDQIIPAVFLKRVTKTGFDDALFYAWRQDPDFILNQEQYRGARILIAGPDFGTGSSREHAVWALRDYGFDVVISSRFGDIFRGNSGKQGLLAAQVAYEDVERLWEQVEADPGIPVTVDLVERTVSVGTLTVPFDIDDYTRWRLLEGLDDIGLTLRDEESIAEFESHREAWRPKTLPIREPAESGSL
- the leuC gene encoding 3-isopropylmalate dehydratase large subunit codes for the protein MNAASTIPANTDGARPRTLAEKVWDAHLVKKGEDGTPDLIYIDLHLVHEVTSPQAFDGLRLAGRPVRRPDLTIATEDHNTPTLAIDRPIADPTSRTQIETLRRNAKEFGIRLHSLGDVEQGIVHVVGPQLGLTQPGITVVCGDSHTSTHGAFGAMAFGIGTSEVEHVMATQTLPLKPFKTMAINVEGALRPGVTAKDIILAVIAKIGTGGGQGYVLEYRGSAIRALSMDGRMTICNMSIEAGARAGMVAPDATTYTYLKGRAHAPAGADWDDAVAYWETLATDEGAEFDAEVFIDADTLEPFVTWGTNPGQGVSLSESVPDPSSIDDQHERAAAERALEYMDLAPGTPLKDVHVDAVFMGSCTNSRIEDLRAFASIVKGKRKADGVRVMVVPGSARVRLEAEAEGLDKVFEEFGAEWRFAGCSMCLGMNPDQLAPGERCASTSNRNFEGRQGKGGRTHLVSPLVAAATAIRGTLSSPWDLEQEGAR
- a CDS encoding FHA domain-containing protein, with product MAEPDFIVPPPGLIPAAPEQPARPERTDPDRTVRAVPARVLPTFAPPTGPVAPRAPLPPLPPGPPSAAVPAAPPVRVDAPTPTPQPGAWRLRTADGLEVLLLRPVVLGRDPVADAGRPGAATIRLVDPARSVSKTHALVEVVDERVTVTDLHSTNGSRVLTPAGDEVELDPGLAFGVVGGSTILLGEFAVTLDRAPLNSV
- a CDS encoding transglutaminase-like domain-containing protein, producing MNRLPRNVTSDILVLSLLSVLGIIGYETSFGDLNFMLAAGAGLVVGTLVAVAGALWRLGVLTTVLVGLAAYFLLGSPFTMPGEALFGVLPSLASLTGLAFGAVYGWADIVTIGTPVEAPYYVAVVPYFAAWLVSLVGTMLATRWLPKRRTALRASVLLIGPIVLYLSGILLGTDEAFFAGVRGVSFAVIALVWIAWHRGTTVEASGDGARRLRRQKVVGTASVVVGAVVVGALAGAAVAPVSPERFVLRDEIVPPFDPLEFPSPLSGFRKYTKDLVEDTLFTVRGLEPGDTVRLATMDAYTGRLWNVAGPDDVGADGGGYGIVGESLPEPELAELGSARDIEVEVGEYHDVWLPTVGYGSSLRLLDQGSAERAGDLRYNPAAGTAVLTSGVAAGARYELRANVQVEPDSDELIDVPVADMTLPVVENSPDVVAAKASEFAGDAASPIEQLRAIERALKTGGFLSHGLASDAVPSRAGHGADRITELFTRSQMVGDAEQYAAAMALMARSLGYPARVVMGFAPDIADGQEEVDVVGDDVTAWVEVPFEGVGWVSFRPTPDNIDVPQEQTPKPKSEPQPQVRQPPRAEHSEDELLTTVEIDETDDDDKDKPFSIPGWVWVTMAAVGIPAALVFLPMLVVGFVKGARRRRRRSGPNDRQSAAAWDELVDRYAELGFEPPERATRLQAARILEQQFDEQGLGAIARSSAAATDASAAAPVPVRLSTLAATIDRDVFDGASVDDEAVERRWTEADAATAVVASAAGRVRRFVSRYRIRLRR